From the genome of Chanos chanos chromosome 5, fChaCha1.1, whole genome shotgun sequence, one region includes:
- the LOC115812552 gene encoding gap junction delta-3 protein-like has translation MAEWAFLSGLFGTLQAHSPMLGRFWLLLMLVFRMLILGTVASDLFEDEQEEFVCNTLQPGCKQVCYDEAFPISQYRFWVFHIVLISTPSLLFVVYTMHHHNKRKVLSRSLGTTYSSVLESKQEQHLKRLYLINVGFRLLAEVGFVVGQWWLYGFRVEAQYPCSRYPCPYTVDCFTSRPMEKTVLLCFYFAVGVLSAFSSFAELIHVSCKAGQMRDSAFWDSSETNEGSEKGYYSQNLQNLAQEETGEQAKAKEALSVSGVSGRIKGSSMRSSSIKKYPSNGRRSFKGYYGQKSNSLMV, from the coding sequence ATGGCTGAGTGGGCCTTTTTAAGTGGACTATTTGGGACTCTCCAGGCCCACTCCCCCATGCTAGGTCGATTCTGGCTGCTTCTTATGCTGGTGTTTAGAATGCTGATCCTGGGGACAGTTGCCAGTGACTTGTTTGAAGATGAGCAAGAGGAGTTTGTGTGTAACACTCTGCAGCCAGGCTGTAAACAGGTGTGTTACGATGAAGCGTTCCCCATTTCACAGTACCGTTTCTGGGTTTTCCACATTGTGCTTATTTCCactccctctctgctttttgtTGTATACACCATGCACCACCACAATAAGCGAAAGGTTCTTTCTCGAAGTTTGGGGACCACCTATAGCAGTGTTCTGGAAAGCAAGCAGGAGCAACACCTCAAACGTCTCTACCTGATTAACGTTGGCTTCCGGCTGTTGGCGGAGGTGGGCTTTGTGGTTGGCCAGTGGTGGTTGTATGGTTTCCGTGTGGAGGCACAGTACCCCTGCAGCCGTTACCCGTGCCCTTACACGGTGGACTGCTTTACATCTCGACCAATGGAGAAGACCGTGCTCCTTTGTTTCTACTTTGCCGTGGGAGTGCTCTCAGCTTTCTCCAGCTTCGCGGAACTCATTCACGTCTCGTGCAAAGCCGGCCAGATGAGGGACTCTGCATTTTGGGATAGTTCGGAAACCAATGAAGGCTCTGAGAAGGGATATTATTCCCAGAACCTGCAGAATCTGGCACAGGAGGAGACGGGAGAGCAGGCAAAGGCCAAAgaagctctgtctgtctccgggGTGAGTGGACGGATAAAGGGGAGCTCCATGCGGAGCAGCTCCATCAAGAAGTATCCCAGCAATGGACGCAGAAGTTTCAAGGGATACTACGGCCAGAAGAGCAACTCATTGATGGTATGA